One Solibacillus sp. R5-41 DNA segment encodes these proteins:
- a CDS encoding amidohydrolase family protein — protein MRNFIINNGTIIDVENGGSYVGSIEVERNTVKRIYKSDDVLPEGIDTVDAEGKYIIPGLIDMHCHINERFAPHFVASGVTTVRNTAGNVKLLSKLIEQPDDAPIPRIYASDRMIDGTPGQWGPTSYGALVTDDPEDARKEVRRQVEVGAKFVKLYGWVKRDVMAAAVDEAKKYNLEVAIDLVNSKDLTALDAAECGVTWIEHASGFAHEMYKGWNLFVDQEEWRHIDWENPDQEKVKELCEKMLAYNVKLCPTMVIYDQSIKYPEFWSPKNIVIESASKINYIMQYWNQQAEHVESIKKYYAKTYNLQKAIAKVYYDMGGTVVAGTDTPGLLYTYPGMVLHRELEIFVEIGFTELEALQAATINAAKSINLDGIGVIKEGSIADLVILNDNPLEDIKHTKHIDTIVKGGKVYTQDEILSHIPIEEEVEKSTAKFTEQWELLENKK, from the coding sequence ATGAGAAATTTTATTATTAATAATGGAACAATCATTGATGTGGAAAATGGAGGTTCTTATGTAGGTTCAATCGAAGTAGAGAGAAATACGGTGAAAAGAATATATAAAAGTGATGACGTGTTACCAGAAGGGATCGATACAGTTGATGCTGAAGGTAAATATATTATCCCAGGTTTAATCGATATGCATTGTCATATTAATGAGCGATTTGCTCCCCATTTCGTTGCATCAGGGGTAACGACAGTGCGAAATACTGCAGGGAATGTTAAGTTACTTTCAAAATTAATTGAACAACCTGATGATGCACCAATACCACGAATTTATGCATCAGACAGAATGATTGATGGAACACCGGGTCAATGGGGTCCTACTAGCTATGGTGCTCTCGTAACAGACGATCCAGAAGACGCGAGGAAAGAAGTTCGTAGACAAGTTGAAGTTGGCGCAAAGTTTGTTAAATTGTATGGATGGGTCAAAAGAGACGTGATGGCAGCGGCTGTAGATGAGGCGAAGAAGTATAACTTGGAAGTTGCCATTGATTTGGTGAATTCAAAAGATTTAACTGCTTTAGATGCAGCTGAGTGTGGAGTTACTTGGATTGAACATGCATCTGGTTTTGCACATGAGATGTATAAAGGGTGGAATTTATTTGTAGACCAAGAGGAATGGCGTCACATCGATTGGGAAAACCCAGATCAAGAAAAAGTAAAGGAACTTTGTGAGAAAATGTTGGCATACAATGTAAAATTATGCCCAACAATGGTTATTTACGATCAATCTATCAAATATCCTGAATTTTGGTCTCCTAAAAATATTGTCATAGAATCCGCTTCAAAGATAAATTACATCATGCAATATTGGAATCAACAAGCGGAACATGTAGAGTCGATAAAAAAATATTATGCCAAAACATATAACTTACAGAAAGCCATTGCTAAAGTTTACTATGATATGGGTGGAACAGTAGTTGCTGGAACGGATACGCCCGGCTTATTATATACATACCCTGGTATGGTTTTACACCGTGAACTCGAAATATTTGTGGAAATTGGCTTTACTGAATTAGAAGCTTTACAAGCAGCGACAATAAATGCGGCAAAATCTATCAATCTGGATGGTATTGGTGTAATTAAAGAAGGATCTATTGCTGATTTAGTTATTTTAAACGACAATCCATTAGAGGACATTAAACATACAAAGCATATCGATACAATAGTGAAGGGTGGCAAAGTATATACACAAGATGAAATACTGAGCCATATTCCGATTGAAGAAGAAGTAGAGAAATCAACGGCTAAATTCACGGAACAATGGGAATTATTAGAAAATAAAAAATAG